One genomic segment of Danio rerio strain Tuebingen ecotype United States chromosome 11, GRCz12tu, whole genome shotgun sequence includes these proteins:
- the tmem178a gene encoding transmembrane protein 178A precursor (The RefSeq protein has 1 substitution compared to this genomic sequence), producing MEKRALVTAISLSMSLLALMLLVTAIFTDHWYETDTRRHKENCDQYGSESNDQKNREMPIYHLPLVDSGNAKRNLALMKPIHVGSREEELLENWRAILGMGILETECGRPLFSTYSGLWRKCYFQGMDRDIDKLILKGIAERCTSVKYHFSQPIRLRNIPLNLTRTIQQDEWHLLHLRRITAGFLGMAAAVMLCGSIVAAVGFFWEESLTQHVSGLLFLMAGIFCTISLCTYAASVSYDLSRNPPFIYGLPSDVDHGYGWSIFCAWVSLGLTVASGCICTTYPFLSRTKALRSKTARESSV from the exons ATGGAGAAACGGGCTCTTGTAACGGCGATCAGCTTGTCCATGAGCCTGCTCGCGCTCATGCTGCTGGTCACTGCGATCTTCACCGATCACTGGTACGAGACCGACACCAGGAGACACAAGGAGAACTGCGACCAGTACGGGTCCGAGTCCAACGACCAGAAGAACAGGGAGATGCCCATCTATCACCTGCCTCTGGTGGACAGCGGGAACGCGAAGCGCAACCTGGCGCTCATGAAGCCCATTCACGTTGGGAGTCGAGAGGAGGAACTGTTGGAGAACTGGAGGGCGATTTTGGGCATGGGCATTTTGGAGACGGAGTGCGGGCGCCCGCTTTTCTCCACCTATTCGGGACTATGGAGGAAATGCTACTTCCAGGGAATGGACAGGGATATTGACAAACTCATTTTGAAGG GTATTGCAGAGCGATGCACATCTGTCAAGTACCATTTCTCCCAACCCATCAGACTCAGGAACATCCCTCTCAACCTGACGAGGACCATACAGCAGGACGAGTGGCACCTCTTAC atctGCGGCGCATCACGGCAGGGTTTTTGGGCATGGCAGCAGCCGTAATGCTGTGTGGAAGCATCGTGGCCGCGGTTGGATTTTTCTGGGAGGAGAGCCTCACTCAGCATGTGTCTGGACTCCTGTTCCTTATGGCAG GAATCTTCTGCACGATCTCACTGTGCACATATGCCGCCAGTGTCTCGTACGACCTCTCCAGAAACCCTCCCTTCATTTATGGCCTGCCCAGTGACGTGGACCACAGCTACGGATGGTCCATCTTCTGCGCGTGGGTCAGTCTGGGGCTAACAGTGGCGTCTGGCTGCATCTGCACAACATATCCCTTCCTGAGCCGCACAAAGGCTCTTCGCTCCAAAACGGCGCGGGAGTCTTCGGTATGA